A window of Photobacterium sp. GJ3 contains these coding sequences:
- a CDS encoding AAA family ATPase: MQNGQRLPAETLYATELAALQSADQNQKPAGWQLSPRMVRTFILGSNNEPVQGTPISRKIYGNDAAVERAIVTLMSQQGLMLVGEPGTAKSLLSELLTAAISGQSTLTVQGSAGLFEENIRYSWNYAALLKDGPSLDAMVPGPLFQAMKQGRLMRFEEITRCPTEVQDNLIPVMSDRILQIPELKDSDEAYLLSQPGFNIIATANLHDRGVNQMSSALKRRFNFETLQPIRTKKQKTELVMTQVNRRLQQDALDIQIDQDTTELLITVFDELRHGNVSGLSVTSPTTLLSLAEAINVAYNAAISSHYFGDQQVSAGHLPSFMLGTIIKDNEKDRDCFHDYIRVIKRQRADDPQWQAFLDGCRNHV, from the coding sequence ATGCAAAATGGACAACGACTCCCAGCGGAAACCCTGTATGCCACAGAGCTGGCAGCGCTTCAATCCGCAGATCAGAACCAGAAACCGGCGGGCTGGCAGCTCAGCCCGCGCATGGTACGGACCTTCATTCTCGGCAGTAACAACGAGCCGGTTCAGGGCACGCCCATCAGCCGCAAAATATACGGCAACGACGCCGCGGTTGAGCGCGCCATCGTCACCTTGATGAGCCAGCAGGGACTGATGCTGGTCGGTGAACCGGGCACGGCCAAATCCTTGCTGTCTGAATTACTCACCGCCGCCATTTCCGGCCAGAGCACCCTGACCGTGCAAGGCAGTGCCGGGCTGTTTGAGGAGAATATCCGCTACAGCTGGAACTATGCCGCCCTGCTGAAAGACGGGCCGAGTCTGGATGCCATGGTTCCCGGTCCGCTCTTTCAGGCCATGAAACAGGGCCGACTGATGCGGTTTGAGGAAATCACCCGCTGCCCGACCGAGGTTCAGGACAACCTGATCCCAGTGATGTCCGACCGTATCCTGCAAATCCCGGAACTGAAGGACAGCGATGAAGCATACCTGTTGTCCCAGCCCGGCTTTAACATCATCGCCACGGCCAACCTGCATGACCGGGGCGTGAATCAGATGTCTTCGGCACTGAAGCGTCGCTTCAACTTTGAAACCCTGCAACCCATCCGCACCAAAAAACAGAAAACAGAACTGGTGATGACCCAGGTCAATCGTCGCTTACAACAAGATGCGCTGGACATTCAGATCGATCAGGACACCACCGAGCTGCTGATCACCGTTTTTGACGAGTTACGTCACGGCAATGTCTCCGGCTTATCGGTGACCTCTCCGACCACGCTGCTGTCGCTGGCCGAAGCGATCAACGTTGCGTACAACGCCGCCATCAGCAGTCATTATTTCGGGGACCAGCAAGTCTCCGCAGGGCATTTACCCTCATTCATGCTCGGCACCATCATCAAAGACAATGAGAAAGACCGGGATTGTTTTCACGACTACATTCGTGTGATTAAACGGCAACGGGCCGATGACCCGCAATGGCAGGCATTTCTGGACGGATGCCGAAACCATGTCTGA
- a CDS encoding DUF4132 domain-containing protein: protein MNISTVLDQLQDNPLSDCPDDVEAIRKIRDFVYSNAGLNQFQTIPSLPPFYLETFLNQMLATLNDTPDHIARFLHALVLSTQDQQWLKSVRINKLRAVMPTFSDCIKAEFSLMTEIFTDYFGTDAGISQLRSMFREDDLRSFFADERHQTHGHYHWPHHLYCRGILFPEMKQALVRRDAAHFEEALITYLQDLTSDYLNCETFPEADELDKNKISQYRAALPVEAITALTELLRGQGDWAKTPALIRAHLHRKPLFHHQQAAYTLLEADEDFTDLFHFLCNSKDPIVHQSVAANHLKELVFRLEPSIWFKKQLRLGYFPECRWSSKREVLAELNQAVAENPEIQVPLVTFIARYSIEHYACSFYRIPADARKPNPHDQILMTLIETYGAQTIWDGFEPRDAMTERRGYYTLNRLAADDQLAALKAEHDRQWILSFSPALTANAQDAAQLADYLVTGEHEEASSTLALQLAEDSEFPQVCYLEDRPLQRLTRVMLNGKNNALFADFFHAAERKFTATPHRLISEIVLERPEYQAIAFPVYAHFAESFAECNDRRSDEYEWHNVRFRRHIAANELHYLHQHGVAVIQRLTTLPARLKAIVLPLFKGQITDPEEAQLLVALLKDKHKGVIAAVKDCMDALPQPIRAAVIQQMIHDLTNFSAQQEVHAIELICTAGVHAQTARQLFDQVSAAASRALLIEHGPIDLSAVYTNAAGQFDLDAYLASNYHPPKKSPVDFEPLHLPIRTDGKAAHDAVMQLCLIYQHHEGYRLPQEARAITSAFTPDSLAQFALSLLSVYGEKITAKNKWLLAIPAIHGDTRVMEALATLLEKYAAGSKHQLAGHTMKLMGLSHQMIAFMVIDRISRQSKKQSIKDAARAAFVIGARQAGITPEELGDQLVDDLGFDGDQIPFDYCGQTLSLILNDELKFVIRKPDGKLSTTLPKPKQGDDAQQAEQAKQHFNTLKKLLKAMVDLQVKRMEDAFVAWRTWSFDCWRTLFLGNPVMHKIAEQLVWGVYEDDQLIRTFLPNPAPVDTADEPVAIQPDARVGLVHPAELSSEQLATWQGYFDDWNLTPLFSQLTREAVQLKSAKSTQYKVSDFGRKSPSTVINRLRKNGWSVGSVRDGGSFDEIYKELDGLSVGIEITFDACIWHSSDGYESDEPSVTAKTIEFYRTGQLPRGSYVYDDLQDKAYANLRLAVNDLPTRVARELLLEARRAFQ, encoded by the coding sequence ATGAATATCAGCACGGTACTCGACCAGCTCCAGGACAATCCGTTGTCCGATTGCCCGGACGACGTCGAAGCCATCCGTAAAATCCGCGACTTTGTGTACAGCAATGCCGGGTTGAATCAGTTTCAGACCATTCCCAGCTTACCTCCTTTTTATTTAGAAACCTTTCTCAATCAAATGCTGGCAACGCTGAACGATACCCCTGACCACATTGCGCGCTTCCTGCATGCGCTGGTCCTGTCGACCCAAGATCAGCAATGGCTCAAAAGTGTCAGAATCAATAAACTCCGCGCCGTCATGCCGACATTTTCGGACTGCATCAAAGCCGAGTTTTCACTCATGACGGAAATTTTCACCGACTACTTCGGCACAGATGCCGGCATCAGCCAGCTTCGCTCCATGTTCCGAGAGGACGACCTGCGCTCGTTTTTTGCCGATGAACGCCATCAAACCCATGGACACTATCACTGGCCTCACCACCTGTATTGCCGGGGAATTTTATTTCCTGAAATGAAACAGGCATTGGTGCGACGTGACGCCGCGCATTTTGAAGAAGCGCTGATCACCTACCTACAGGATTTAACCAGTGATTATCTGAATTGTGAAACGTTCCCCGAGGCCGATGAACTGGACAAAAACAAGATCAGCCAGTACCGGGCCGCACTGCCAGTCGAAGCAATCACAGCGCTCACCGAGCTGCTGCGCGGGCAGGGCGACTGGGCGAAGACCCCAGCGCTGATCCGGGCGCATCTGCACCGGAAGCCCCTTTTTCATCATCAGCAGGCCGCTTATACCCTGCTGGAAGCTGACGAAGATTTCACTGATTTATTCCATTTTCTCTGCAACAGTAAAGATCCCATCGTCCACCAGTCTGTTGCGGCCAACCATCTGAAAGAACTTGTCTTCCGGCTGGAACCTTCTATTTGGTTTAAAAAACAGCTCAGGTTAGGCTATTTTCCCGAATGCCGGTGGTCGAGCAAACGTGAGGTTCTGGCAGAACTCAATCAAGCCGTGGCCGAAAATCCGGAAATTCAGGTCCCCCTCGTTACGTTCATTGCCCGTTACAGCATTGAACACTATGCCTGTTCGTTCTATCGCATCCCGGCCGATGCACGAAAACCTAACCCGCATGATCAGATTCTAATGACACTGATTGAAACCTATGGTGCCCAAACCATCTGGGATGGTTTCGAACCGCGCGATGCTATGACTGAACGGCGGGGTTACTACACACTAAACCGGCTTGCCGCTGACGACCAACTGGCCGCACTGAAAGCCGAACATGATCGGCAGTGGATCCTGTCCTTCAGCCCGGCGCTGACAGCAAATGCACAGGATGCCGCGCAGCTCGCAGATTACCTTGTGACCGGGGAACATGAGGAAGCAAGCAGCACGCTTGCGCTTCAGCTTGCAGAAGACAGCGAGTTCCCGCAAGTCTGCTATCTGGAAGATCGGCCGTTGCAACGCCTCACCCGGGTCATGCTGAACGGGAAAAACAACGCGCTTTTTGCCGACTTCTTTCACGCGGCAGAGCGGAAATTTACAGCGACTCCACATCGCCTGATCTCAGAGATCGTACTTGAGCGGCCAGAATACCAGGCCATCGCTTTCCCGGTTTACGCCCACTTTGCCGAATCATTTGCCGAATGCAACGACCGCCGCTCAGACGAGTATGAATGGCACAACGTCAGATTCCGCCGTCATATCGCTGCCAATGAACTGCACTATCTGCATCAGCATGGCGTGGCCGTCATTCAACGGCTGACCACACTGCCCGCAAGGTTGAAAGCAATTGTGCTGCCGTTATTCAAAGGCCAGATCACGGATCCGGAAGAAGCGCAGCTGCTGGTTGCCCTGCTGAAAGACAAGCACAAAGGCGTCATTGCCGCGGTGAAGGACTGTATGGACGCATTACCGCAGCCGATTCGGGCTGCAGTCATCCAACAGATGATTCACGACCTGACGAACTTCAGCGCCCAACAGGAGGTGCATGCCATCGAACTCATCTGTACGGCTGGCGTGCATGCGCAAACTGCCCGCCAGTTGTTCGACCAAGTCAGTGCCGCTGCTTCCCGTGCCCTGCTGATCGAGCACGGGCCGATTGATCTCAGTGCCGTTTACACCAATGCGGCCGGGCAATTTGACCTCGATGCCTATCTGGCCAGCAACTATCACCCGCCGAAAAAATCACCGGTGGATTTCGAGCCGCTGCACCTGCCGATCCGGACCGATGGCAAAGCTGCACATGATGCCGTTATGCAGCTTTGTCTGATTTATCAGCACCACGAAGGGTATCGCCTCCCTCAGGAAGCCCGTGCCATTACCAGCGCTTTCACACCCGATTCGCTGGCACAATTCGCGCTGAGTCTCCTCAGCGTTTACGGCGAAAAAATCACAGCCAAAAACAAATGGCTGCTGGCAATTCCGGCCATTCATGGCGATACCCGAGTGATGGAAGCTCTGGCAACGCTGCTTGAAAAATACGCCGCTGGCTCGAAGCACCAGCTGGCGGGTCACACGATGAAACTCATGGGACTGAGTCACCAGATGATCGCTTTCATGGTGATTGACCGCATCAGCCGCCAAAGTAAAAAACAAAGCATAAAAGATGCCGCCCGGGCAGCCTTTGTCATCGGCGCCAGACAAGCCGGGATCACGCCTGAGGAACTCGGGGATCAACTGGTGGACGATCTGGGCTTTGACGGCGATCAGATCCCGTTCGACTACTGCGGCCAGACCCTGTCGCTGATCCTCAATGACGAACTCAAATTCGTGATCCGCAAGCCGGACGGCAAACTCAGCACAACCCTGCCGAAGCCGAAACAGGGCGATGACGCCCAGCAGGCAGAGCAGGCGAAACAACACTTCAACACCCTGAAAAAGCTGCTGAAAGCCATGGTCGATCTGCAGGTGAAACGCATGGAAGATGCGTTCGTTGCCTGGCGAACCTGGTCCTTTGACTGCTGGCGGACGCTGTTTCTGGGCAATCCGGTGATGCACAAAATTGCCGAACAGCTGGTCTGGGGCGTCTATGAAGATGATCAGCTCATCCGCACATTCCTGCCTAATCCGGCCCCCGTGGATACCGCAGATGAGCCGGTTGCGATCCAGCCAGACGCCAGAGTCGGCCTGGTGCATCCGGCGGAGCTGTCGTCGGAACAACTGGCCACCTGGCAAGGTTATTTCGATGACTGGAATCTGACGCCCCTGTTTAGCCAACTGACACGAGAGGCGGTTCAGCTCAAGTCAGCCAAGAGTACTCAGTACAAAGTGTCGGATTTTGGCCGAAAATCGCCTTCGACAGTAATCAACCGGCTGCGGAAAAACGGCTGGTCGGTGGGTTCCGTCAGGGATGGCGGTTCTTTTGACGAAATCTACAAAGAACTGGATGGTCTTAGTGTAGGGATTGAAATCACCTTTGATGCCTGCATCTGGCACAGCAGTGACGGCTACGAAAGCGATGAACCCAGTGTTACCGCCAAAACCATTGAATTTTACCGCACGGGTCAGCTACCGCGAGGCAGTTACGTTTACGACGACTTACAGGACAAGGCATACGCCAACCTGCGTCTGGCGGTCAACGATCTCCCAACACGGGTTGCCCGCGAGTTACTGCTGGAGGCCAGACGCGCCTTCCAGTAA